The sequence TGCCAAACCCCTCGAAAAAAGCCTCATCGTTTTTGAGGAAGGCTTCAAAAGCCTTGCGCATCAAGGGGTCTCCCTCATCCAGAGCCACCCCGGCAGCCTGGGCCATTGCCCCTCCCATGCCGCAGAGAAGATTTCCGAATTGAACGAAGAGCCGGGCGGCCTGTTGGACATCGTAACGAAAATTCTCCCTGGCTAGCAACGAAGCCCCCTGGATCACGTGGTCCAGGGAAGCGAGTTCAGCCTGTGGCGTTTCGGGCAGCCGGGCTTCCCCTCTGGCCTTGTTCTGGGCGTCCAGAACCTGTTCCACCAAATCCAGAAGCTGCGCGGGGATGTGCGTCTTCTTGCGAAGGTCCGCAAGTTTGCGGCCGACAAGTTTTTCCTCGTGTTCCACGGAATTGAACATGGTCACCTCATTGAAAATTAGCTCACGGTGTCTGGGCATCCGTAGCGGTCAGTCTGTATGTCGCCGCTGCGGGAGGAGGTTTTCTGAAAACTGCCATGAATCCGACGGACGCGCCGCCTTGGACTTCAGTGGCCTTGCATGGGGACTGCGCCGGGGGTTGCAGTTTTGCCAGAAGTTCTTCCCAGCCCAAGAACTTCAACTCCGAGATGGATGCGGTAAGGCCCGCCTCAACCACTTCTTGTGCCAGCTCTTGCCCCTTCGCGTCCAGCAGGGACGCCTTGATTTTAATCCGGCACCTGGCGGAACGAAGGTTATTGGTCAGGGTACCCTCGACGATATAGAGATGGCCAAGGTGCTTGTTCTCAACAAAATAGGCCTTGTCCCCGGCCAGGGTGAATTCCTGGGAATCGGCCGCTTCTTTGGACCGTCCTCCGAACACAGCATACAAGGCCAACGCCGCCAGCCCGATGGCTGCAGAAATAAGAGCGATTCGTTTCGCTGGCATTACTTGGCCTCCTTGCCCGCAAATTTCACAGCGACCTTGGTGCCGGGATCAAGCCCTGAAAGGACCTGGGTCCGCTGGGAGCCGCGCGGACCGAAAACCGGTTCGGCCTCCCGGGCACCGCCCCGCCCGTCGTCCACGTAAACCCGGCGCTTCCCCCCTCGGGAGACCACCGCCTCATTGGGCACCGAAAGAACACCCTTCAAGTCTTCAACCAGAACAAAACACTGCACGTTCATTTCCGGCCGCAGTATGGATGCCGCCTGCGGCGGCAAAGGAGCAATGGCCGGATAATACAGCACCTTGTCCACTATTTCTGGTGCGGGAGAGATGCGGTCGACCTGGGTAGGCATGACCTGGTCTTTTTTTGACGGCAAAAAAAACCGGACCGGCATGCCCGGCCTGACCCCCGCGGCGTCCGCCTCGTTTATGAATATCCACAGGTCCAGAAAGCGGGGATCGATGATGGTCATAATCTTCACCGCTTCGAGTTCGGCCACCACCTGCTCGCCTTCCTGGGTAAGCACCTGCCCGACAATGCCGTCGATGGGGCTTTCAACGCGGGTCATGGAGATGAGGGTGTCTACCTGATCTACCAGAGCCTTGGCCTCTGCGACCATTTTTTCGTATCGCTTCAGATCGTGTTGCGAATCCTTGGCTATCCGGCCAAGCGTGGCCTTGTCCTGCGCCACTGTCTGGGCGGCCGTGGCAGCGTCACGCCGGGAAGCGTCCAGGTCGTTCTGGGCCAAATGCCCTGCCCCGCTCAAAGCATGCTTTCTCTCGAGATTCTTATCCGCATAGCTTTGGCGGCTGCGATTCGCCGTAAGCGAGGCCCCGGCCGCCTCCAGGCGTTTGTCACCCATTGGCTTCACCCGGTTCAGCTCATTTTGGGCGCTTTCGAGCTTGGCCACCGCCTGGCGTCGCATTCCCTGAAGCTCGCGGTCATCTATCTCGGCAAGCAGCTGTCCGGCGCGCACAACATCACCAGTCCGGACGTGCATCCTGAGGATCTGCCCTCCGACCCTGCTGCCGACCCGAACGAACCCCTTGTCCCTGGCTCTTACAACGCCCTGAGCCTCAACCACGCGCACCACGTCGCCCGGCCCCGCCTCTCCCCATTCGGCCACTTTCGGCCCGAGCGGAGCGTCCTGCCCGCTCGAACAGGAAGAACAAAGAGGCAGAAGACAGCAAAGAAACGCCAAAAGCCACGGAGTAGTCATATGCCATTCACGCCGAGGGTCGCGGGAGCAACAGTCCTGCCTGGCCAAGCGCCAAGGTCCGATGGGGAAGGGGCAATTTGCCGGCTGATGCTGGGAAGCATGAACTCACACGACAGTCCTGACGATCCGGCCTTTCTCAGTCGTTTCGTCAGGGAATCCGGCCTTGGCAAGACGCACCGCGGGTACGACAGGCTCAACCGCCACAGCCTTCACGGTGCGAGCATTGGCTTCGTACATGGCCTTCTCCAGCCTGGAGGCCAAGTCCTCACCGGTTACGGCATTTCTGGATTCAACCGCGTTCA is a genomic window of Desulfovibrio sp. containing:
- a CDS encoding DUF3426 domain-containing protein is translated as MPAKRIALISAAIGLAALALYAVFGGRSKEAADSQEFTLAGDKAYFVENKHLGHLYIVEGTLTNNLRSARCRIKIKASLLDAKGQELAQEVVEAGLTASISELKFLGWEELLAKLQPPAQSPCKATEVQGGASVGFMAVFRKPPPAAATYRLTATDAQTP
- a CDS encoding HlyD family efflux transporter periplasmic adaptor subunit codes for the protein MTTPWLLAFLCCLLPLCSSCSSGQDAPLGPKVAEWGEAGPGDVVRVVEAQGVVRARDKGFVRVGSRVGGQILRMHVRTGDVVRAGQLLAEIDDRELQGMRRQAVAKLESAQNELNRVKPMGDKRLEAAGASLTANRSRQSYADKNLERKHALSGAGHLAQNDLDASRRDAATAAQTVAQDKATLGRIAKDSQHDLKRYEKMVAEAKALVDQVDTLISMTRVESPIDGIVGQVLTQEGEQVVAELEAVKIMTIIDPRFLDLWIFINEADAAGVRPGMPVRFFLPSKKDQVMPTQVDRISPAPEIVDKVLYYPAIAPLPPQAASILRPEMNVQCFVLVEDLKGVLSVPNEAVVSRGGKRRVYVDDGRGGAREAEPVFGPRGSQRTQVLSGLDPGTKVAVKFAGKEAK